Proteins from a genomic interval of Hippocampus zosterae strain Florida chromosome 14, ASM2543408v3, whole genome shotgun sequence:
- the LOC127615061 gene encoding enhancer of rudimentary homolog isoform X1 — MSHTILLVQPTKRSEGRTYADYESVNECMEGVCKMYEEHLKRMNPNSPSITYDISQLFDFIDDLADLSCLVYRADTQTYQPNNKDWIKEKIYVLLRRQAQQAAN; from the exons ATG TCTCACACCATCCTGCTGGTGCAACCTACCAAGCGGTCAGAGGGAAGAACGTATGCCGACTACGAGTCTGTCAACGAGTGCATGGAAG GCGTGTGCAAGATGTATGAGGAGCATCTGAAGAGAATGAACCCCAACAGTCCGTCAATCACGTACGACATCAGCCAGCTCTTTGACTTCATCGACGACCTGGCAGATCTCAGCTGTCTGGT GTACCGCGCAGACACGCAGACATACCAGCCCAACAACAAGGACTGGATCAAGGAGAAGATCTACGTGCTACTGCGACGTCAGGCCCAGCAGGCCGCCAACTGA
- the LOC127615061 gene encoding enhancer of rudimentary homolog isoform X2, translating to MSHTILLVQPTKRSEGRTYADYESVNECMEGVCKMYEEHLKRMNPNSPSITYDISQLFDFIDDLADLSCLVDCTKASGNVVHWGQGAICLD from the exons ATG TCTCACACCATCCTGCTGGTGCAACCTACCAAGCGGTCAGAGGGAAGAACGTATGCCGACTACGAGTCTGTCAACGAGTGCATGGAAG GCGTGTGCAAGATGTATGAGGAGCATCTGAAGAGAATGAACCCCAACAGTCCGTCAATCACGTACGACATCAGCCAGCTCTTTGACTTCATCGACGACCTGGCAGATCTCAGCTGTCTGGT AGATTGCACCAAAGCTTCTGGGAATGTCGTACATTGGGGTCAAGGAGCTATATGTCTCGACTGA
- the si:ch211-168d23.3 gene encoding BRD4-interacting chromatin-remodeling complex-associated protein isoform X1 produces MDMEDEDGTCLLDVLCDPQALNDFLHGTAELRAEDLLISASSGEASLFADAPSPVSLLGEDGGSPGTPPPSCVDLSFLEEALLSSPKGTDDPGRGEVPQDEPPVAPECQSKEEVAAGKEEEEVICCDILQQSLKEADITEQTVAHTGAHTGDCLYPPILTPPAIPFVAKPGPTASHRDTQAAVEPPQPSLLAVGPGCPSLKPAPPPQLMGLLPGNVFPAPSPETSLVQGSGMILQKSVSTRPLVATATGIVLHRAPHPIQPKLPISIQPRLVQISPKPLAQKPAPGLALVSGTASPNILLSQKPSAPAPAAPEPLAKPVSLQLLNQGGSFMLQPQGLFQGQNQFLLPGQSQVTITQPAAGPLLTAAAAAAPPGTPFSGQIVDGSQILAVPQRQLNFSPVFTTTAQLTLGQAAIFSPTVFQMPAQLAGSYVSSGQGQRAALVHGPALGNRITLINGSGMLPSDLASISIVNTPSVVQGLPFAAQPAQAAVTDAQLRLQTASVVLLPERGVPEERSGSEESFHQQRLGPVIQEQLSVQPVAPSPDATTVLPPPPEPPPAPSLAQAAEDVARSVSRNQDFMQQLKEQTLGSPITSDLMVGAVPVDFLTPPLDNEQESQPTTAMSDSCLDASPLLSDTSLLGSSPSFQDSATFPDPNPLPGREGSSSLQDQVLYHQFQGSQDLFVDSGGPLSSPSSEPALVASIPVPHQLPDPSDGGGADTPVQLHPQNTPTAALVIESDVLTPDIRSPSPSTQEHHRGALPAPGESDPKLGNQQLAVAELQPEETVTPATRHHRFQQLLCSDHLAVQHQRAGPAFCTLTDAARRLLPYHVCAGHPPSQEDLALVDQEFDAASGFLLKRTKDMVNKYRQLLVRETWQESPSAEMVMLERLFLQAERFSLGEDRRRAHRDPESFLMSLTTPASSSHQSGTSQPPPPSRAPVPAWTRLSNRPPGLKTYRSSSRGALRLTIKQECSSRKVAHGFASDSGLKRDRAGRLSNGGGTNGASRHSRHDDKIPNGAECKKKNRPAPSPPDTPRVKCLRLEAPPPPLSPPLEDSLLSEHLQSAIDSILELQRLQGQSAGPLASPSPAPLRGHL; encoded by the exons A TGGACATGGAGGATGAAGACGGGACTTGTCTTCTTGATGTTTTGTG tgaCCCCCAAGCCCTGAACGACTTCCTTCATGGGACGGCtgag CTGCGGGCCGAAGACCTGCTCATTAGCGCCTCCTCTGGCGAGGCGTCTCTATTCGCAGACGCCCCG AGTCCCGTCTCGCTGCTGGGGGAGGACGGAGGCTCCCCGGGTACACCGCCGCCCAGCTGCGTGGATCTCTCCTTCCTGGAGGAGGCGCTCCTCTCATCACCAAAGGGCACCGATGACCCCGGGCGCGGGGAGGTGCCGCAGGACGAGCCCCCGGTTGCCCCCGAATGCCAGTCGAAGGAGGAG GTGGCGGCggggaaggaggaagaggaagtgatCTGCTGCGACATCCTGCAGCAGAGTCTGAAGGAGGCCGACATTACGGAGCAGACGGTGGCCCACACGGGGGCCCACACGGGGGATTGTCTTTACCCGCCCATCCTAACGCCGCCGGCAATCCCCTTTGTAGCAAAGCCCGGCCCGACGGCCTCGCACAGAGACACTCAGGCAGCCGTCGAGCCGCCGCAGCCCTCCTTGCTGGCCGTGGGGCCGGGGTGCCCCTCTCTAAAACCCGCGCCCCCTCCTCAGTTGATGGGGCTCCTACCCGGGAACGTTTTCCCCGCCCCCTCGCCAGAGACTTCCTTGGTTCAGGGCTCCGGTATGATCCTCCAGAAATCCGTCAGCACCCGGCCTCTCGTGGCCACGGCCACGGGGATAGTCCTGCACCGTGCACCCCACCCCATTCAACCCAAGCTACCCATCAGCATTCAACCAAGACTCGTCCAGATCAGCCCAAAGCCACTAGCGCAAAAACCCGCTCCGGGTCTGGCGCTCGTTTCCGGAACCGCCTCGCCAAATATTCTCCTTTCGCAGAAGCCTTCCGctccggccccggcggcccctGAGCCGCTCGCCAAACCCGTCAGCCTGCAGCTGCTCAACCAGGGCGGCTCCTTCATGCTCCAGCCTCAGGGACTCTTTCAAGGCCAAAACCAGTTCCTTCTCCCGGGTCAGTCCCAGGTGACCATTACCCAGCCGGCCGCCGGGCCCCTActgaccgccgccgccgcggcagcCCCGCCGGGGACTCCCTTCAGCGGGCAGATTGTGGACGGCTCGCAGATCCTAGCCGTTCCCCAGAGACAGCTCAACTTCAGCCCTGTGTTCACCACCACGGCGCAGCTCACCCTTGGCCAGGCCGCCATCTTCTCCCCTACCGTCTTCCAGATGCCGGCGCAGCTCGCCGGGAGCTACGTGAGCAGCGGGCAGGGGCAGAGGGCTGCCCTGGTGCACGGACCGGCTCTGGGAAACCGGATCACCTTGATCAACGGCTCTGGGATGCTCCCCTCGGACCTGGCCTCCATATCCATCGTCAACACCCCCTCGGTGGTGCAGGGCCTGCCTTTCGCGGCTCAGCCGGCGCAAGCGGCCGTGACCGACGCCCAGCTGCGTCTCCAGACGGCCTCGGTGGTGCTTCTCCCCGAGAGAGGCGTCCCCGAAGAAAGGAGCGGCTCGGAGGAAAGTTTCCATCAACAG CGCTTGGGTCCGGTGATCCAGGAGCAGTTGTCAGTGCAACCCGTTGCCCCCTCGCCAGATGCGACGACAGTCCTGCCACCCCCACCAGAACCGCCCCCAGCCCCCTCCTTGGCCCAAGCGGCGGAGGATGTGGCCCGGTCCGTGAGTCGGAACCAAGACTTCATGCAACAACTAAAAGAG CAAACGCTCGGCTCCCCCATCACATCTGACCTGATGGTTGGAGCGGTACCGGTGGACTTTCTCACCCCGCCTTTGGACAACGAGCAAGAAAGCCAGCCAACGACCGCCATGTCGGACTCGTGTCTGGATGCCTCGCCTCTCCTCTCCGACACATCCCTGCTGGGCTCGTCCCCTTCGTTCCAGGACTCGGCCACGTTCCCAGATCCAAACCCCCTCCCTGGACGAGAGGGGTCCTCCTCCCTGCAGGACCAAGTCTTGTACCATCAGTTCCAGGGCTCGCAGGATTTGTTCGTTGACAGTGGAGGGCCGCTTTCCTCGCCTTCCTCTGAGCCCGCTTTGGTCGCCAGCATCCCAGTGCCTCATCAGCTGCCGGACCCCTCAGATGGAGGGGGTGCCGACACCCCCGTCCAACTGCACCCACAAAACA CACCGACAGCTGCCTTGGTCATCGAGAGTGACGTACTGACTCCCGACATCCGGTCGCCCTCTCCCAGTACCCAAGAGCACCACCGGGGTGCGCTGCCAGCTCCTGGGGAGAGCGACCCCAAGCTCGGAAACCAGCAG CTGGCGGTCGCAGAGTTACAGCCGGAGGAAACCGTCACACCAGCAACCCGACATCACAG GTTCCAGCAGCTGCTTTGCTCGGACCACCTGGCGGTCCAGCACCAGCGCGCCGGCCCGGCTTTCTGCACTCTGACGGATGCTGCCCGCCGCCTGTTGCCGTACCACGTCTGCGCCGGACACCCGCCCTCTCAGGAGGATTTAGCTTTAG TGGACCAGGAGTTCGACGCAGCGTCGGGGTTCCTGCTCAAGCGCACCAAGGACATGGTGAACAAGTACAGGCAGCTGCTGGTCAGGGAAACTTGG CAGGAGAGTCCGTCCGCCGAGATGGTGATGCTGGAGCGTCTCTTCCTGCAGGCGGAGCGCTTTTCCCTGGGAGAGGACAGACggcgggcacacagagacccaG AGTCTTTCCTGATGTCCTTGACCACACCAGCATCTTCCTCGCACCAGTCGGGGACCTCGCAGCCTCCGCCGCCATCCcgggcccccgtcccggcctgGACCAGACTGTCCAACCGCCCACCTGGGTTAAAGACGTACCGCTCCAGCTCGCGTGGAGCTCTCAGGCTCACCATTAAGCAAGAGTGCAGCTCTCGCAAGGTGGCGCACGGTTTCGCCAGCGACTCGGGGCTCAAGCGGGACCGCGCGGGACGGCTGTCCAATGGCGGCGGCACCAATGGAGCGTCGCGGCATTCTCGCCACGATGACAAGATCCCCAATGGAGCagaatgcaaaaagaaaaaccgtCCAGCGCCAAGCCCACCGGACACCCCCAGGGTTAAATGCCTCAGGCTggaggcgccgccgccgcccctcaGCCCACCGCTCGAAGACAGCTTGCTCAGCGAACATCTGCAGAGCGCCATCGACAGCATCCTGGAGCTACAGCGCCTGCAGGGACAGTCGGCGGGCCCCCTCGCCAGCCCGTCACCAGCACCTTTGAGGGGTCACTTGTGA
- the si:ch211-168d23.3 gene encoding BRD4-interacting chromatin-remodeling complex-associated protein isoform X2, which produces MDMEDEDGTCLLDVLCDPQALNDFLHGTAELRAEDLLISASSGEASLFADAPSPVSLLGEDGGSPGTPPPSCVDLSFLEEALLSSPKGTDDPGRGEVPQDEPPVAPECQSKEEVAAGKEEEEVICCDILQQSLKEADITEQTVAHTGAHTGDCLYPPILTPPAIPFVAKPGPTASHRDTQAAVEPPQPSLLAVGPGCPSLKPAPPPQLMGLLPGNVFPAPSPETSLVQGSGMILQKSVSTRPLVATATGIVLHRAPHPIQPKLPISIQPRLVQISPKPLAQKPAPGLALVSGTASPNILLSQKPSAPAPAAPEPLAKPVSLQLLNQGGSFMLQPQGLFQGQNQFLLPGQSQVTITQPAAGPLLTAAAAAAPPGTPFSGQIVDGSQILAVPQRQLNFSPVFTTTAQLTLGQAAIFSPTVFQMPAQLAGSYVSSGQGQRAALVHGPALGNRITLINGSGMLPSDLASISIVNTPSVVQGLPFAAQPAQAAVTDAQLRLQTASVVLLPERGVPEERSGSEESFHQQRLGPVIQEQLSVQPVAPSPDATTVLPPPPEPPPAPSLAQAAEDVARSVSRNQDFMQQLKEQTLGSPITSDLMVGAVPVDFLTPPLDNEQESQPTTAMSDSCLDASPLLSDTSLLGSSPSFQDSATFPDPNPLPGREGSSSLQDQVLYHQFQGSQDLFVDSGGPLSSPSSEPALVASIPVPHQLPDPSDGGGADTPVQLHPQNTPTAALVIESDVLTPDIRSPSPSTQEHHRGALPAPGESDPKLGNQQLAVAELQPEETVTPATRHHRFQQLLCSDHLAVQHQRAGPAFCTLTDAARRLLPYHVCAGHPPSQEDLALVDQEFDAASGFLLKRTKDMVNKYRQLLVRETWESPSAEMVMLERLFLQAERFSLGEDRRRAHRDPESFLMSLTTPASSSHQSGTSQPPPPSRAPVPAWTRLSNRPPGLKTYRSSSRGALRLTIKQECSSRKVAHGFASDSGLKRDRAGRLSNGGGTNGASRHSRHDDKIPNGAECKKKNRPAPSPPDTPRVKCLRLEAPPPPLSPPLEDSLLSEHLQSAIDSILELQRLQGQSAGPLASPSPAPLRGHL; this is translated from the exons A TGGACATGGAGGATGAAGACGGGACTTGTCTTCTTGATGTTTTGTG tgaCCCCCAAGCCCTGAACGACTTCCTTCATGGGACGGCtgag CTGCGGGCCGAAGACCTGCTCATTAGCGCCTCCTCTGGCGAGGCGTCTCTATTCGCAGACGCCCCG AGTCCCGTCTCGCTGCTGGGGGAGGACGGAGGCTCCCCGGGTACACCGCCGCCCAGCTGCGTGGATCTCTCCTTCCTGGAGGAGGCGCTCCTCTCATCACCAAAGGGCACCGATGACCCCGGGCGCGGGGAGGTGCCGCAGGACGAGCCCCCGGTTGCCCCCGAATGCCAGTCGAAGGAGGAG GTGGCGGCggggaaggaggaagaggaagtgatCTGCTGCGACATCCTGCAGCAGAGTCTGAAGGAGGCCGACATTACGGAGCAGACGGTGGCCCACACGGGGGCCCACACGGGGGATTGTCTTTACCCGCCCATCCTAACGCCGCCGGCAATCCCCTTTGTAGCAAAGCCCGGCCCGACGGCCTCGCACAGAGACACTCAGGCAGCCGTCGAGCCGCCGCAGCCCTCCTTGCTGGCCGTGGGGCCGGGGTGCCCCTCTCTAAAACCCGCGCCCCCTCCTCAGTTGATGGGGCTCCTACCCGGGAACGTTTTCCCCGCCCCCTCGCCAGAGACTTCCTTGGTTCAGGGCTCCGGTATGATCCTCCAGAAATCCGTCAGCACCCGGCCTCTCGTGGCCACGGCCACGGGGATAGTCCTGCACCGTGCACCCCACCCCATTCAACCCAAGCTACCCATCAGCATTCAACCAAGACTCGTCCAGATCAGCCCAAAGCCACTAGCGCAAAAACCCGCTCCGGGTCTGGCGCTCGTTTCCGGAACCGCCTCGCCAAATATTCTCCTTTCGCAGAAGCCTTCCGctccggccccggcggcccctGAGCCGCTCGCCAAACCCGTCAGCCTGCAGCTGCTCAACCAGGGCGGCTCCTTCATGCTCCAGCCTCAGGGACTCTTTCAAGGCCAAAACCAGTTCCTTCTCCCGGGTCAGTCCCAGGTGACCATTACCCAGCCGGCCGCCGGGCCCCTActgaccgccgccgccgcggcagcCCCGCCGGGGACTCCCTTCAGCGGGCAGATTGTGGACGGCTCGCAGATCCTAGCCGTTCCCCAGAGACAGCTCAACTTCAGCCCTGTGTTCACCACCACGGCGCAGCTCACCCTTGGCCAGGCCGCCATCTTCTCCCCTACCGTCTTCCAGATGCCGGCGCAGCTCGCCGGGAGCTACGTGAGCAGCGGGCAGGGGCAGAGGGCTGCCCTGGTGCACGGACCGGCTCTGGGAAACCGGATCACCTTGATCAACGGCTCTGGGATGCTCCCCTCGGACCTGGCCTCCATATCCATCGTCAACACCCCCTCGGTGGTGCAGGGCCTGCCTTTCGCGGCTCAGCCGGCGCAAGCGGCCGTGACCGACGCCCAGCTGCGTCTCCAGACGGCCTCGGTGGTGCTTCTCCCCGAGAGAGGCGTCCCCGAAGAAAGGAGCGGCTCGGAGGAAAGTTTCCATCAACAG CGCTTGGGTCCGGTGATCCAGGAGCAGTTGTCAGTGCAACCCGTTGCCCCCTCGCCAGATGCGACGACAGTCCTGCCACCCCCACCAGAACCGCCCCCAGCCCCCTCCTTGGCCCAAGCGGCGGAGGATGTGGCCCGGTCCGTGAGTCGGAACCAAGACTTCATGCAACAACTAAAAGAG CAAACGCTCGGCTCCCCCATCACATCTGACCTGATGGTTGGAGCGGTACCGGTGGACTTTCTCACCCCGCCTTTGGACAACGAGCAAGAAAGCCAGCCAACGACCGCCATGTCGGACTCGTGTCTGGATGCCTCGCCTCTCCTCTCCGACACATCCCTGCTGGGCTCGTCCCCTTCGTTCCAGGACTCGGCCACGTTCCCAGATCCAAACCCCCTCCCTGGACGAGAGGGGTCCTCCTCCCTGCAGGACCAAGTCTTGTACCATCAGTTCCAGGGCTCGCAGGATTTGTTCGTTGACAGTGGAGGGCCGCTTTCCTCGCCTTCCTCTGAGCCCGCTTTGGTCGCCAGCATCCCAGTGCCTCATCAGCTGCCGGACCCCTCAGATGGAGGGGGTGCCGACACCCCCGTCCAACTGCACCCACAAAACA CACCGACAGCTGCCTTGGTCATCGAGAGTGACGTACTGACTCCCGACATCCGGTCGCCCTCTCCCAGTACCCAAGAGCACCACCGGGGTGCGCTGCCAGCTCCTGGGGAGAGCGACCCCAAGCTCGGAAACCAGCAG CTGGCGGTCGCAGAGTTACAGCCGGAGGAAACCGTCACACCAGCAACCCGACATCACAG GTTCCAGCAGCTGCTTTGCTCGGACCACCTGGCGGTCCAGCACCAGCGCGCCGGCCCGGCTTTCTGCACTCTGACGGATGCTGCCCGCCGCCTGTTGCCGTACCACGTCTGCGCCGGACACCCGCCCTCTCAGGAGGATTTAGCTTTAG TGGACCAGGAGTTCGACGCAGCGTCGGGGTTCCTGCTCAAGCGCACCAAGGACATGGTGAACAAGTACAGGCAGCTGCTGGTCAGGGAAACTTGG GAGAGTCCGTCCGCCGAGATGGTGATGCTGGAGCGTCTCTTCCTGCAGGCGGAGCGCTTTTCCCTGGGAGAGGACAGACggcgggcacacagagacccaG AGTCTTTCCTGATGTCCTTGACCACACCAGCATCTTCCTCGCACCAGTCGGGGACCTCGCAGCCTCCGCCGCCATCCcgggcccccgtcccggcctgGACCAGACTGTCCAACCGCCCACCTGGGTTAAAGACGTACCGCTCCAGCTCGCGTGGAGCTCTCAGGCTCACCATTAAGCAAGAGTGCAGCTCTCGCAAGGTGGCGCACGGTTTCGCCAGCGACTCGGGGCTCAAGCGGGACCGCGCGGGACGGCTGTCCAATGGCGGCGGCACCAATGGAGCGTCGCGGCATTCTCGCCACGATGACAAGATCCCCAATGGAGCagaatgcaaaaagaaaaaccgtCCAGCGCCAAGCCCACCGGACACCCCCAGGGTTAAATGCCTCAGGCTggaggcgccgccgccgcccctcaGCCCACCGCTCGAAGACAGCTTGCTCAGCGAACATCTGCAGAGCGCCATCGACAGCATCCTGGAGCTACAGCGCCTGCAGGGACAGTCGGCGGGCCCCCTCGCCAGCCCGTCACCAGCACCTTTGAGGGGTCACTTGTGA
- the si:ch211-168d23.3 gene encoding BRD4-interacting chromatin-remodeling complex-associated protein isoform X3 — protein MEDEDGTCLLDVLCDPQALNDFLHGTAELRAEDLLISASSGEASLFADAPSPVSLLGEDGGSPGTPPPSCVDLSFLEEALLSSPKGTDDPGRGEVPQDEPPVAPECQSKEEVAAGKEEEEVICCDILQQSLKEADITEQTVAHTGAHTGDCLYPPILTPPAIPFVAKPGPTASHRDTQAAVEPPQPSLLAVGPGCPSLKPAPPPQLMGLLPGNVFPAPSPETSLVQGSGMILQKSVSTRPLVATATGIVLHRAPHPIQPKLPISIQPRLVQISPKPLAQKPAPGLALVSGTASPNILLSQKPSAPAPAAPEPLAKPVSLQLLNQGGSFMLQPQGLFQGQNQFLLPGQSQVTITQPAAGPLLTAAAAAAPPGTPFSGQIVDGSQILAVPQRQLNFSPVFTTTAQLTLGQAAIFSPTVFQMPAQLAGSYVSSGQGQRAALVHGPALGNRITLINGSGMLPSDLASISIVNTPSVVQGLPFAAQPAQAAVTDAQLRLQTASVVLLPERGVPEERSGSEESFHQQRLGPVIQEQLSVQPVAPSPDATTVLPPPPEPPPAPSLAQAAEDVARSVSRNQDFMQQLKEQTLGSPITSDLMVGAVPVDFLTPPLDNEQESQPTTAMSDSCLDASPLLSDTSLLGSSPSFQDSATFPDPNPLPGREGSSSLQDQVLYHQFQGSQDLFVDSGGPLSSPSSEPALVASIPVPHQLPDPSDGGGADTPVQLHPQNTPTAALVIESDVLTPDIRSPSPSTQEHHRGALPAPGESDPKLGNQQLAVAELQPEETVTPATRHHRFQQLLCSDHLAVQHQRAGPAFCTLTDAARRLLPYHVCAGHPPSQEDLALVDQEFDAASGFLLKRTKDMVNKYRQLLVRETWQESPSAEMVMLERLFLQAERFSLGEDRRRAHRDPESFLMSLTTPASSSHQSGTSQPPPPSRAPVPAWTRLSNRPPGLKTYRSSSRGALRLTIKQECSSRKVAHGFASDSGLKRDRAGRLSNGGGTNGASRHSRHDDKIPNGAECKKKNRPAPSPPDTPRVKCLRLEAPPPPLSPPLEDSLLSEHLQSAIDSILELQRLQGQSAGPLASPSPAPLRGHL, from the exons ATGGAGGATGAAGACGGGACTTGTCTTCTTGATGTTTTGTG tgaCCCCCAAGCCCTGAACGACTTCCTTCATGGGACGGCtgag CTGCGGGCCGAAGACCTGCTCATTAGCGCCTCCTCTGGCGAGGCGTCTCTATTCGCAGACGCCCCG AGTCCCGTCTCGCTGCTGGGGGAGGACGGAGGCTCCCCGGGTACACCGCCGCCCAGCTGCGTGGATCTCTCCTTCCTGGAGGAGGCGCTCCTCTCATCACCAAAGGGCACCGATGACCCCGGGCGCGGGGAGGTGCCGCAGGACGAGCCCCCGGTTGCCCCCGAATGCCAGTCGAAGGAGGAG GTGGCGGCggggaaggaggaagaggaagtgatCTGCTGCGACATCCTGCAGCAGAGTCTGAAGGAGGCCGACATTACGGAGCAGACGGTGGCCCACACGGGGGCCCACACGGGGGATTGTCTTTACCCGCCCATCCTAACGCCGCCGGCAATCCCCTTTGTAGCAAAGCCCGGCCCGACGGCCTCGCACAGAGACACTCAGGCAGCCGTCGAGCCGCCGCAGCCCTCCTTGCTGGCCGTGGGGCCGGGGTGCCCCTCTCTAAAACCCGCGCCCCCTCCTCAGTTGATGGGGCTCCTACCCGGGAACGTTTTCCCCGCCCCCTCGCCAGAGACTTCCTTGGTTCAGGGCTCCGGTATGATCCTCCAGAAATCCGTCAGCACCCGGCCTCTCGTGGCCACGGCCACGGGGATAGTCCTGCACCGTGCACCCCACCCCATTCAACCCAAGCTACCCATCAGCATTCAACCAAGACTCGTCCAGATCAGCCCAAAGCCACTAGCGCAAAAACCCGCTCCGGGTCTGGCGCTCGTTTCCGGAACCGCCTCGCCAAATATTCTCCTTTCGCAGAAGCCTTCCGctccggccccggcggcccctGAGCCGCTCGCCAAACCCGTCAGCCTGCAGCTGCTCAACCAGGGCGGCTCCTTCATGCTCCAGCCTCAGGGACTCTTTCAAGGCCAAAACCAGTTCCTTCTCCCGGGTCAGTCCCAGGTGACCATTACCCAGCCGGCCGCCGGGCCCCTActgaccgccgccgccgcggcagcCCCGCCGGGGACTCCCTTCAGCGGGCAGATTGTGGACGGCTCGCAGATCCTAGCCGTTCCCCAGAGACAGCTCAACTTCAGCCCTGTGTTCACCACCACGGCGCAGCTCACCCTTGGCCAGGCCGCCATCTTCTCCCCTACCGTCTTCCAGATGCCGGCGCAGCTCGCCGGGAGCTACGTGAGCAGCGGGCAGGGGCAGAGGGCTGCCCTGGTGCACGGACCGGCTCTGGGAAACCGGATCACCTTGATCAACGGCTCTGGGATGCTCCCCTCGGACCTGGCCTCCATATCCATCGTCAACACCCCCTCGGTGGTGCAGGGCCTGCCTTTCGCGGCTCAGCCGGCGCAAGCGGCCGTGACCGACGCCCAGCTGCGTCTCCAGACGGCCTCGGTGGTGCTTCTCCCCGAGAGAGGCGTCCCCGAAGAAAGGAGCGGCTCGGAGGAAAGTTTCCATCAACAG CGCTTGGGTCCGGTGATCCAGGAGCAGTTGTCAGTGCAACCCGTTGCCCCCTCGCCAGATGCGACGACAGTCCTGCCACCCCCACCAGAACCGCCCCCAGCCCCCTCCTTGGCCCAAGCGGCGGAGGATGTGGCCCGGTCCGTGAGTCGGAACCAAGACTTCATGCAACAACTAAAAGAG CAAACGCTCGGCTCCCCCATCACATCTGACCTGATGGTTGGAGCGGTACCGGTGGACTTTCTCACCCCGCCTTTGGACAACGAGCAAGAAAGCCAGCCAACGACCGCCATGTCGGACTCGTGTCTGGATGCCTCGCCTCTCCTCTCCGACACATCCCTGCTGGGCTCGTCCCCTTCGTTCCAGGACTCGGCCACGTTCCCAGATCCAAACCCCCTCCCTGGACGAGAGGGGTCCTCCTCCCTGCAGGACCAAGTCTTGTACCATCAGTTCCAGGGCTCGCAGGATTTGTTCGTTGACAGTGGAGGGCCGCTTTCCTCGCCTTCCTCTGAGCCCGCTTTGGTCGCCAGCATCCCAGTGCCTCATCAGCTGCCGGACCCCTCAGATGGAGGGGGTGCCGACACCCCCGTCCAACTGCACCCACAAAACA CACCGACAGCTGCCTTGGTCATCGAGAGTGACGTACTGACTCCCGACATCCGGTCGCCCTCTCCCAGTACCCAAGAGCACCACCGGGGTGCGCTGCCAGCTCCTGGGGAGAGCGACCCCAAGCTCGGAAACCAGCAG CTGGCGGTCGCAGAGTTACAGCCGGAGGAAACCGTCACACCAGCAACCCGACATCACAG GTTCCAGCAGCTGCTTTGCTCGGACCACCTGGCGGTCCAGCACCAGCGCGCCGGCCCGGCTTTCTGCACTCTGACGGATGCTGCCCGCCGCCTGTTGCCGTACCACGTCTGCGCCGGACACCCGCCCTCTCAGGAGGATTTAGCTTTAG TGGACCAGGAGTTCGACGCAGCGTCGGGGTTCCTGCTCAAGCGCACCAAGGACATGGTGAACAAGTACAGGCAGCTGCTGGTCAGGGAAACTTGG CAGGAGAGTCCGTCCGCCGAGATGGTGATGCTGGAGCGTCTCTTCCTGCAGGCGGAGCGCTTTTCCCTGGGAGAGGACAGACggcgggcacacagagacccaG AGTCTTTCCTGATGTCCTTGACCACACCAGCATCTTCCTCGCACCAGTCGGGGACCTCGCAGCCTCCGCCGCCATCCcgggcccccgtcccggcctgGACCAGACTGTCCAACCGCCCACCTGGGTTAAAGACGTACCGCTCCAGCTCGCGTGGAGCTCTCAGGCTCACCATTAAGCAAGAGTGCAGCTCTCGCAAGGTGGCGCACGGTTTCGCCAGCGACTCGGGGCTCAAGCGGGACCGCGCGGGACGGCTGTCCAATGGCGGCGGCACCAATGGAGCGTCGCGGCATTCTCGCCACGATGACAAGATCCCCAATGGAGCagaatgcaaaaagaaaaaccgtCCAGCGCCAAGCCCACCGGACACCCCCAGGGTTAAATGCCTCAGGCTggaggcgccgccgccgcccctcaGCCCACCGCTCGAAGACAGCTTGCTCAGCGAACATCTGCAGAGCGCCATCGACAGCATCCTGGAGCTACAGCGCCTGCAGGGACAGTCGGCGGGCCCCCTCGCCAGCCCGTCACCAGCACCTTTGAGGGGTCACTTGTGA